The Sphingobium sp. BYY-5 genome contains a region encoding:
- a CDS encoding DUF4136 domain-containing protein — translation MARFNKIGLFAAPALALVALSGCATPFKADVARFQQLPAPAGQSYTVVSDDPRLAGGLEFSHYAELVGQRLAQTGYVAASDPARADLIVRVAYDVDNGREKVRSTGFGGGPYGPGFGGAWGGGFGGRWGRPWGYGFYDPWLFGGGGYNDVSSYTVYTSDFSLKIDRAADNRRLFEGKASAQSLSNKLTYLVPNLIDAMFTNFPGQNGESVKITLPPEKKG, via the coding sequence ATGGCTCGTTTCAACAAGATCGGTCTGTTCGCGGCGCCCGCCCTGGCGCTGGTGGCATTGTCGGGCTGCGCCACGCCGTTCAAGGCCGATGTCGCCCGTTTCCAGCAGCTCCCCGCTCCCGCCGGGCAGAGCTACACCGTTGTCTCGGACGATCCCAGACTGGCCGGTGGCCTGGAATTTTCTCATTATGCCGAACTGGTCGGGCAGCGCCTGGCCCAGACCGGCTATGTCGCCGCCAGCGACCCTGCGCGCGCCGACCTGATCGTGCGCGTCGCCTATGATGTCGACAATGGCCGGGAGAAGGTGCGCTCGACCGGCTTTGGCGGAGGACCTTACGGACCGGGCTTCGGCGGTGCATGGGGCGGCGGCTTTGGCGGCCGTTGGGGTCGCCCGTGGGGCTATGGCTTCTACGATCCGTGGCTGTTCGGCGGCGGCGGTTATAACGACGTGTCGAGTTACACCGTCTACACCAGCGACTTCAGCCTCAAGATCGACCGCGCGGCCGATAATCGCCGCCTGTTCGAAGGCAAGGCGAGTGCCCAGTCGCTGTCGAACAAGCTCACCTATCTGGTGCCGAACCTGATCGATGCGATGTTCACCAATTTCCCCGGCCAGAATGGGGAAAGCGTGAAGATCACCCTGCCGCCCGAAAAGAAGGGCTAG
- the trpS gene encoding tryptophan--tRNA ligase: MRVLSGIQPTGNLHLGNYLGAIRNWVKMQDEMTGDAQCFFFLADMHSITVHEGREQRIRNVRDMAAALVAAGIDPDRSVLFNQARVPAHAELAWLLNGTARIGWLNRMTQFKDKAGKDREGASVGLFVYPVLQAADILAYNATHVPVGEDQKQHLELARDIAAKFNTDFGVDLFTLPAPIIPRESARIMSLRDGTAKMSKSDPSDMSRINLTDDDDAIMAKVRKAKTDPEPLPESAEGLAGRAEANNLVGIFATLSGKTPDAVCAEFAGKGFGAFKPALGELLVETLRPIRERFLELRTDDAALDAILDKGAAKAAAAAEPTLRAAYDAMGLMR; the protein is encoded by the coding sequence ATGCGCGTCCTTTCCGGCATCCAGCCGACCGGCAATCTGCACCTTGGCAACTATCTCGGCGCGATCCGCAACTGGGTGAAGATGCAGGATGAAATGACGGGCGATGCGCAATGCTTCTTCTTCCTCGCTGACATGCATTCGATCACCGTGCATGAAGGGCGCGAACAGCGCATCCGCAACGTGCGCGACATGGCCGCCGCTCTGGTCGCGGCCGGGATCGACCCGGATCGCTCGGTCCTGTTCAACCAGGCGCGCGTCCCCGCCCATGCCGAACTCGCCTGGTTGCTGAACGGCACGGCGCGCATCGGCTGGCTCAACCGCATGACCCAGTTCAAGGACAAGGCGGGCAAGGACCGCGAGGGCGCCTCGGTCGGCCTGTTCGTCTACCCGGTGCTGCAGGCGGCCGACATCCTGGCCTATAACGCCACCCATGTCCCGGTGGGTGAGGACCAGAAGCAGCATCTGGAATTGGCGCGCGACATCGCGGCGAAGTTCAACACCGACTTCGGCGTCGATCTGTTCACCCTGCCCGCGCCGATCATCCCCAGGGAATCGGCGCGCATCATGTCGCTGCGCGACGGCACTGCGAAAATGTCCAAGTCCGACCCGTCGGACATGAGCCGCATCAACCTGACCGATGACGATGACGCGATCATGGCCAAGGTGCGGAAGGCCAAGACTGATCCTGAACCGCTGCCCGAATCGGCCGAAGGGCTGGCGGGCCGGGCCGAGGCAAACAATCTGGTAGGCATCTTCGCCACCCTGTCGGGCAAGACGCCCGATGCGGTCTGCGCGGAATTTGCGGGCAAGGGCTTCGGTGCGTTCAAGCCGGCGCTGGGCGAATTGCTGGTCGAAACGCTTCGCCCGATTCGCGAGCGCTTCCTGGAATTGCGCACGGATGATGCCGCGCTCGACGCGATTCTCGACAAGGGAGCGGCCAAGGCGGCGGCGGCGGCGGAGCCGACCTTGCGCGCGGCCTATGATGCGATGGGGTTGATGCGCTGA